AGGTCGGTCGCGACTCCGCCGCACATAAAATGCGCGGCAGGGACCACCGGAATCGGTTGGGAAGTGATATCGATCCCTAATTCCATGCATTTTTCGTAAATGGAAGGGAAGGCCGCCTTGATTTCCGAGGCCGGCTTGTGCGAAATATCCAGCCAGACATGGGGATCTCCCGAGCGTTTCATTTCCGCGTCGATCGCCCTAGCTACTATATCGCGGGTCGCCAAGTCGGCCATCGGGTGATACTTTTTCATGAACGGCTCCCCGTCCATAGTCAACAAGATCCCGCCCTTTCCGCGAACCGCCTCCGAAATGAGAAACGAATCGCCTTTTTCGTGATAAAGCGAAGTAGGGTGGAACTGGTAGAATTCCATATTCTTAATTATGGCACCGGCGCGATAAGAACACGCAACGCCGTCGCCCGTCGCAATTTTCGGATTCGTAGTATGAGAATAAACCTGTCCGGCTCCTCCGCTTGCGAGAACGGTTCGCTTAGCAAGAATCGGAATCACTTCTCCGGTATGATTGGAAAGTACGTACGCCCCGAAACAGATAAGTCCTTTTCTCTTGAGATGATGGGGTGTGATCAAATCCACCAATGTATGATATTCTAAAATTCGAATTCTCGGATTTTGTTTAACGTTTTCTAATAGAGTTTTCTCTATTTCCCGCCCGGTCCGATCGTGGGCGTGAACGATTCGATTTGTTCCATGTCCGCCTTCTCGATGGAGATCGAAACCTCCCTGGGCGTCCAAGTTAAACGGAACGCCGTAGTCTAGCAATTCGCGGACGAGGGCCGGACCTTCCTGGACGAGAATATGAACCGCTTCCGGATCGCAAAGTCCCGCTCCGGATTCCAGCGTATCCCGCACATGATCCTCGAACTTATCGCCTTCCGCAAAGACGGAGGCGATTCCTCCCTGGGCATAATTGGTGTTCGATTCATAATCGGATTTTTTGGTGATGATCGTCACTTCTCCAAAGGGAGAAAGTTTGAGAGCTTGAAAAAGTCCGGTAATCCCGGTCCCGATGATAAGGAAATCGGTACGAATTCTAGGCATGGATAAATCCCCGGATTGCGCTATAGAACGAATGTCGTTCCATAGCGCTTTATATATTATTTACGTTTGTTGGCTCCAGTATTCATGAGAGCCTCGACGTAATCGATGGACCGAATCAATTGGTAATCCGGTTTAATCGGGTCATTCTTATGTTCTTGGATGAACTTTTCGGCCTTGCCGTTAGCTTTGACCCAAGCTTCCAATTTCTTCACATCGAAGTGGCTCTTTTCTTCCGCGGCGGAAGGTAATTCCGGAAGGTGATTCCACATGTTTTCCTCGCGATAATGGAACGGAAAGCTTCCGTCCTCTTCCGCGGAAACCTCTACATCCGGTTTTACTCCGACTACCTGAATCGTATTTCCGGACGGGGCGTAGTACCGAGACTGCGTTAATTTTATGTAGTAGGCTCCGTTACCCGGCAGTTCCTGCAACTTCTGAACCGTAGCCTTTCCGAAAGAACGTTCGCCTAAAATCAATCCTCGTCCATGGTGTTTCAAGGCGGATGCGACGATCTCGGAGGCGGAGGCGGACTTGGCGTTAATCAACACCGCGACCGGAAGATCGGTTAAGTCCCTGTTCTTCGCGTTCGAGTCTTCGGGACTTCGGTTCGGGCTCTTAACGGAAACTATGAGTCCATTTGTGATGAACATATCCGCTAAGTCGATAGCCAGGTCCAAATATCCTCCCGGATTATTTCGCAGGTCCAGAACCAAAGCTTTTAATTTAGTTCCTTTGGCCTGGGCTTGTTTTTCCAGGTCCTTAAAGTGAATTACGAACTCCTTATCCACGGAAGGATCCGACTTAACAAAGCCCGTTAATTTAATATAACCGATCTGATTATGGCCTTCAATCAACTTACTTGCAATATTCTTAATTTCGATGGTATCTCGTACGACGTCTATATTCAACGTGCCGGAGGTTCCCTTGCGTCGGATCGTCAAGCTGACGGTGGAGCCTTTCTTCCCCTTGATTCGCTCGACAACCTTATCCAGGATCATTCCTTTTACCGATTTTCCGTCGACGGCAAGAATCACATCACCTGCGCGAACACCCGCGTTGACGGCGGGTCTGCCTTCGAGCGGATTTTCCACCACGACTTCCTTATTTCCGCCTCCGCTTAAAATCGCACCGATGCCTTCGAAGCTCCCGTCTTCTATCTTCGCCATGGATTCTTCCCAAACGGCTTTTAGAAATACCTGGCTATGCGGATCGAGAGATGATAAATATCCGTTAGCTGCAGCTAGGTAAACGTCCTTGATGGAAAAGGGTTCCTTATCTTTCGTTTCTTCCGTTCCGAACGGATCCTTTAAGGGAGGAGTCGTATAATTTTGAAGATTCTTTTCAATGAAGGCTAGCACCCGATCGAAGTCTTTTTTCGAGAAATTCGTTTGCTCCCATTTTGCGGACAAAACGGCTTTTCTTACTTTTTCCCGTTCGACTAGCTTGATCACTTCTTCCCCGGAAAGTTTGGGCTTATTGGCCTCTTCTTTTAACTTTCGATCTCTGATTTTTTCGACTTCTTTGTAGTCGGGATCGAAAACGACAAACTTGTCTTCGGAGGATAATTTGAACGTTTTACCGGGAAAAATATCATCCGGCTCCTCGTATTTTTCCCGGTCCTTAAAATAGCTTTCGGGATAAAGATATAATGCATGCGGGAGCGCGAATAGAGCGAAGATCGCTGCGTCCTTGTATGCACGATTTTTATCTATGTTTTTATCGATATAACTTCGATCAACGGTCTTGACTACACTGTCAAAATCTTTAAGAGTGAAATCTGCGGTAGTCTTGGAGTGTCCAGAGGAAGGCTCGCAAAAGAAGATACTCGTACATAATACGACGGAGACGAAGGAGAAAGAGAGTGATCTCAGGCTTTTCAAATCGGTTCCTCTTGCCGGTCGGGTTATTTTCGAACATTTTCCACCTCGTACGGGGTCTGTCAATACATTCCCCCGAAAAGGCGATCTATCCTTCGACCGATCTACCATGAATGGACAAACATACGTGAATATCTTTCTCATTTTTCCGATCATTATTTTTCTCTTTTCGGGAACCTTTGGCTGTTCGTCTGTTTCCGTTCCGGGAGGCGGAAGATTCGGTTCCGAGTTAATCCAGGAGCAGGCGATCTTGGATTTTTATGGAACCGAAGAGGAAAGGATTTCCTCCTTGAAATTACTGCGATCCACCTGTCGTTCTATTCGAAGCGATCGAGGGCTTGCTTGCTATAATTTATCCGTTCTATATCAATCGTTGGGAGATTTGGACGGAGCGATAGAATATGCGATCCGCGCTAAATCGGCCAATCCTAAAGATCCGTTATATGCTGAATTGGCGTTTCAAACCGCCTTAGCAAAGGATAATCGGGAACGTTCCGATTTGGATCAGGGTGAAATTTCACTGATCTCCGCGATTCGGGCCTGTAAAGAAGGTCGGAAGGACGACGCGTACCTTTTTCTTGCTCCTCTGGTCGCCTCCGGGGAAATTTCCAAAGAATCCTTGAGCCGAGGATTGTTTGCGGATTGCGGGCTGGATAAATCCTTCATTGCCGAGGCAAAATCGAATTCGATAAAACCTTCGTTAGAATATTATAAAACGTTGGAAAAGAATCATCCCTTCCGGAAAATATGGGATCTATCGGGGGAATTCGGGAGAAACCAGAAAGAATCCTCCGCAAATAAAGCCACTCGCTCCTGGCAGGAACTGCGCAAGGCCCTCCCCTTGAGGGATATCGCTTCTGCGAAAAAGCATATCGTTTCCTTCAAACAAGGGCTGGAGGATTTATCGAGAGAAACTCCGGCTTCCAAACAGCTGGCACTTCACCTTAAAAAAGCCGCGTATTTGCTTTTGTCCGAGGATTCGAACTTCTCCACGTTTAAGGATTTGGCGAAAGAGCTTTCAGATAGGCCTGTACAGACTCAGTGATTCCCACCTCCAATGCGTAGGAAATCAACCTATGTCCTATGGAAACTTCCAAAAGACCGGGCAGCTTGGAAAAAAGAAGCAGATTGAATTGATCCAAATCGTGGCCGGCATTGATTCCGATTCCGGTAGCGAGGAGGGCTTCGGCGGCGGTTCGATACGCCTGGAAGGATTTTTCCCCTTCTTCCCGAGAAGAATCGAACGCCATTGCGAAGGGACCCGTATAAAATTCCACCCGGTCCGTACCGGTGTCCGAAGCGTACTTTAAATTTTCGAGATTTGTCTCCACGAACAAGGAAACTCGAATTTTTGCATCATGAAATTTCCGAATATAAGTTCCTAGCGCGTCCCCGTCTTTTTTTAGATCGAAACCGTGATCGGAAGTGATTTCCCCCGGAGTAACGGGGACTAACGTGACCTGGTCCGGTTTTGCTTCCAGGACCAAATCCAAGAATCGAGGAGACGGTTCTCCTTCCATATTATATTCTATTTTTCTGTTCTTGGATTGATTATACGAAATTAAGAAATTTTTAAGCAAAAACACGTCGGATTTCCGGATATGCCTTTCGTCTTCTCTGGGGTGAACCGTAATCCCGTGAGCTCCCGCGTCTAGAATCAATCTAGAAATATGCAAAATATCAGGATGGTTTCCTCCGCGAGAATTGCGAAGAGTTGCGACTTTATTTACGTTCACGCTCAGCTTGGTCATTTGCTTCCGTTTGGCCTCATTTCCTAATATCTAAAGGGAATCGGAAACTAGATTTCAAATAGGTTTTTCTGCTTGAATCCGGTTTTGTGTATTCCACGATGGTCAATTCCAATGGCAACCGCTAAGAAAACGGCTAAGAAAAAAGTGGCCCCTAAGAAGAAAGTTCCGGTAAAAAAACCGGCTCCGAAAAAGAAGGTCGCAGCAAAAAAGAAGGAAATCGCAGTTTCTGCAAAGCCTGCCGTATCATCCTCATCGTTCGCAAAGAGATCTTTTGCAGGAAGTAAAATTTCCGCAAATCCGTTGGGTAAAAAGTTCACCTGTCATACTTGTGGAACTAAATTTTACGATTTAAATAAGGAAGATAAGATCTGTCCAAAATGCGGTGCCGATCAAAATAAACGACCAGTAGTCAAAAGTCGGGCGGCCGCTCGGCCTCGTATCGAAGAGGAGGAATTTCTCGAGGATACGATCGTGGAAGACGATGCGGAAGTCGGTTTCGAAGACGAAGAAGCCATCGTGGAAGAACCTCTGGAAGAAGAGGAGGACGAAGAAGAGGAGGAGGAATAATCCGCTCCCAGTCTTCGATCATAATCCTGGCCGCGCCGACTGGCGCGGGTAAGACGGCTCTGGTCTCGGAATTGGACCCTTCTCGTTTCGAGATTCTTTCCTTTGATTCCCGGCAAATCTATCGAGAACTCCCGATCGGAACGGCTTCTCCGTCTCCGCAGGATCTGGAGAGAATTCGGCATCACCTAACGAATTTGATCTCTCCTGCCGAGAGGATCGATGCGGCTCAATATACGAACGTTGCGGAAAAGGCTTTGGATACGGTCGTCTCCAAAGGAAAGATTCCCGTACTGACCGCAGGTACGGGGTTTTATTTGAATGCATTTCTATTCGGAATGTTTGATGTTCCGAAGATTAGTCCGGAAGTTCGCGCTCGTGTAGAATCATTTCCGATGGAGGAAAAAACGAGATTGCTCCGCGAATTAGACCCGGTCGCGTTAGAAAGAATATTCCCGAATGATGATTATCGATATGGTAGAGCCTTGGAAGTTAATTTAATGGGAGTTCGATGGTCCGAATTAAAAATCAAAGAAGGATCGGGCGCCTTACATACTCGAAATTTGAATATTCTTCGAGGTTATTTTTTGGATTTAGATCGTAAGGAATTGTATCGCAGGATCGACGAACGGGCCCGGAAAATGATCTCGGGCGGAATGGCCGAGGAAGCTAAAAGAGTCGCCGACAAATACGGCGAGAGTTGTCCCGGGCTCTCGTCGCTTGGTTATAATTTCGCGCTTGAAAATATTAAAGGAAAGTCCAATCTTGAGACATTCTTAGGGAATTTAAGCCAATCCCACAGAAATTACGCCAAACGACAAATCACTTGGTTCAGGAAGCAAGCCTTCTTGACTCCCGTGAAACCGAGCGAAGCGTATAAAAATATACAAAATATATAAAACGGATAAAACCTATGTCTGCTAAAAACAATATCCAGGACCAACTCCTTAACACTGCAAGGAAGGAAAAATTGGAGCTCACCATCTACCTTCTGAATGGAGTTCCTTTAAAAGGAAAGGTTGTAAGTTTCGATAATTTTACAATCATCCTGGAGCAGGAAAATAAGCAGAGTTTAGTTTACAAACATGCGATTTCTACCATCATTCCTTCCAAAGTGATCAAACTATATACCGAAGAAGCGGCGAAGGAAACTCCTTCTGCCTAGATGATTCGATGGATTGGTAGAGCTTTTCTATTCCTCCTGTTAGGAGGAATCCTAGTCGGAATCGTCTATCCAATTTATATTATAGGGGACGGAGAAGTTCTCGTTTCCTGGTCATCCGACTCTCGAGTATCGTCCTTTATACGTGGGCCCGGGTTCGCTTACGAACCTCGGGTGTATTTATTCTGGGATCATAAAGTTCTAAAGGAAGAATTGCGTTCGCTTTCCGAAGAAGTGCAAATCTCCTACGATTTGTCCTCCGGCTTGTTTCCGAAAGATTCGGAAGAGGGGAGGATTTTGGCCAGGTTCGAGGTCGTTTTTTCCTTAGAGGGAGAAGGATCTAAAAAATGGTTTTCCGCCGGAGGAATCTCCGAATCCTCGAGGAAGAAATTTCTCTCGGGGATTTTCCTGTCTTTGCTCCGGTCTCGGATCGAAGACGAAAAAAATCTGAATCTCACAAAGGACGGACTCTCGAATTTTCTGAGAAAGGAGGCTTCTATCGGTGTTTCGAACCAATTACCCTGGCTCCGTGTCGAGTCGGTTCGGATCGTGGAGCTACAGGTTCCGGATCCGTTAGTGATTAATAACCTGTTAAGAAATCCGAATTACTTATTGGCCAAAAAACAGGAAAAATTGGATGCGCTAAAAAAAGCGGAACTCCTCTTGGTTCAAGAAGAGGCAAAGCTTTCCGCCGCAAAAAATCGTTGGGAAGCGTATCGAGACTTCTTAAAAAAGAATCCGGAAATGAAAGAGTTTGTACTGTACGAAAGCCTGGGAGATAAGGTCGAAGTAATCCTCCTTCCTGTGGACTCCATTCTCGGAGATCCGAAGGCTTTGGGGAAAAAGAAACAAACCGCTCGAAAACCCAAAGAAGTGGAGTAGAGATGAGTCAGGAAAAACCCGTAGTTTTAATTATGGCGGGGGGAAAAGGGGAGAGGTTTTGGCCTCGGTCCCGAATTTCCACGCCGAAGCAGCTTCAAAAAGTCTATTCTAAAAATACCTTACTTAAGGAAACCTTAAATCGGGCCTTAAGCATCACTAGCTTGGATCGGATCTTTATCGGGACTAATCCTAGCTTAAAGAAAGCGATCCTAGCCCAGGAACGGAATTTTCCGGAAAAGAATTTTATTATCGAGCCCGAAGGCAAAAATACGGCACCGATCATCGCCTTGGCCTCTCTCTATTTTAGGGAAATGTTCGGCGATCCGGTTCAGGTAGTTCTTTCCGCGGATGCTTGGGTCAGTTCCGATAAGGAATTTACCAAAACGATTCAAAAGGCGATTCCTGAAACGAAAGACCATTTGGTCCTGCTTGGAATCAAACCGAATCGCCCTGAAGTAGGATACGGTTATATTTCTTCCGGTAAACCTACCAAGCACGGATTCGAAGTGAAGGCGTTCTTCGAAAAGCCCGATGCGAAGACCGCATTGAAGTACATTAAAAAAACGAACTTCTATTGGAATCCCGGAATCTTCATTTGGAAAACCGGTTTGATTTTAGACGAGTTCTCTTCTTTAGCTCCTAGAATTTTAAAACCGCTTCAGGATCGTTTTCCCTTTAAGAAAGCCGGAGAGTTGGGCGAAGCGTTCCGATTACTTCCGTCGGAACCGGTCGATATCGCGATCATGGAAAAGAGTTCGAAGATTCGAATGGTGGAAGCGAGTTTCGGCTGGGACGATGTGGGCTCTTGGCTTTCGTTGGAGAGAGTGCTCCCGGGCGATTCGCAAGGAAATCGACATATCGGAAAGGATATTCTATTTTTCAAATCTTCGAATAACGTAACTCAGACTCGAAAAGAGTTCACTGCCTTACTCGGAGTTCAAAATTTAGTCGTAGTGGAAGAGGAAGATGTGCTGTTCATCGCTTCTAAAGAAGGTATCGGAGAAATCAAAACACTAGTGGCCGAGATCCGTAAAAATAAAGGTTTACAAAAGTATACCGAATAATTTGCTGACAGGGTAGGAAACCCATAGGAGCACCGAATGCCTTCCGGTAAAAAAAGAAAGCGAAGAAAGATCGCGACTCATAAAAGGAAGAAAAAGAGAAGACTTAACCGTCATAAGAAGAAAGGCAAATAGACCGGGACTGACCGGACTTTAAGATCGGGTTCCTCTTCCATCATAGGCGAGCCCCGGTCTCGCCGCCCACCTTTCCGACTCGAAGGTTTCCTTCGAAATTCAAAACCGCCTCAAACGGACCTAAAGCAATTTTTGAAATTCACCGATAGGAACGTTGTATGGCCTCGTTCCAGGATTATTCCGTTCTTCGTCGCTGGTGGAAACCCGAGTTTCCTCCGGCAAAGGGATATACAAAATCTTACCAAGCTAAAACTCCGGACGGAGATATTCTCCAAGTCGATTTTCATTATCATGATCGTAAAATTCGTCTGACACTAGAGGTCGCCGGAGAGAACGGAAGGATCTATGTTTCTACGATTCGAGACGGTTCGATTCTCAAGGAGACCGATCTAAGTACGGGCCGTTCTTATCCTCTGTATTCCAGATTCGCTCCCTTTCGTGATTTAGTTTCCTCTCTTCCCGACAAGGACGCTCTGCAAGTTATGGGCGGCGCCTATGGGGTTTCTCCCGAACCCTTAGGAGCTCCGACGGAACGAAAAGAGTCGAAACCTTGGGAGAATTCCACGAAATACGACCATGTCTTCGGGATTCGTAGGGGACCGGGCTTCTGGGAGAGATTTTCGGATAAAACCCCTCCTGAGCCCTTATGGCCGAGAATCCGTCGCAGGCTCTGGGGGGACCTGCACGATCTGTTTTTAGGAATCCTGAGTGCGGTCGGAATTTGGTATGCCTACCTGGATTTTTATTTACTGGGTTTTTCACTCGCCGTTTTCGGTTTGCTTTTTGGCGGTTTAGACTGGATACTGAGGAAACGCGATCCGCTCTTTTCGAAGGTGATGCTTTTCTTAGGTTCAGGATCGTACTTCTATTATTACGGATACACCCGTTTCTGAGGAGGGGGAATGTCCGACGAAATCGAACACCAATACATTCTGTTTAGTTTAGGCGAAGAGGAATATGCAATTCCGATTTCCTGGGTAGACGAGATCATTAAAATTAATAATCTCGTACGAGTGCCTCGTTCTAAAAATTACTTTGCCGGGATTATGGACATTCGGGGCAAAGTCGTAAAAATGGTTGATCTCGCAGTAAAATTAAATATTCCGAGGGAGCACGAATCCGAATACGATCGAGCGATCGTAGTTAAGATCGGCGGAGAATCGGTAGGAATTATCGTGGATAAGGTCGCAAACGTGGCCTTGTTTCCGCCGGAAACTGTCAATCCTCCTCCGCCTTCGGTTAAAGGAATTTCCTCTCGATATATTACCGGTGTAGGTAAAAAAGATGATCGATTTATTATATTGATTGATATCGAGAAGATCCTTGGTTCCGAAGAGCTATCGGAGTTAGGTTCTGCGGTAAAATGAATTTTCTCCGCCTGAAAACGGGCGCGCTGCTTCTGGTTTGTATCGGGTCGGCGGGCTTGCTTTTGGCGGACGAGCAGGATCAAAGACTCGATCCCGCCGGGATTTATAAACTTCCTCATGAAGTTATCCCGCCGGACGATATCGCAAAATTAAAGGAAACTTTAGCCAATCCTCCGGAAGGCGCCGATCCGATCGCGTTGATACGGGCGCCCTTGGACCGTTATTACGCGCAATTCGTAGATCCTAAGCGCACAGAAGAAGAACGACGACTCGGAAAAATCTTCACCGAAAAGACCGATAGAAATACATTACGATTATTGATTTTAAAAATGGTGAATAAGCTCGCCGATGGATTTGTGCTCCGCGAGTCTCCCATTCTCTTCGAACTTCATTCGCTTTTGGCGCATGAATACGCCAAGAAAAAGCAGAATTTCAAGGCGTTAGAGGAGGCTAGTACCGCTTTACGCTACCGGGATTTTGCCCACACCGAAGAGTCGTTCTCAAAAGAGTCGCGACTCAGGGAATTGTACGATACCGCCGAAATCGAAAAGGCGAGGGGACATGGGAGGATTGCAAAGGAACTCTCCCAGGCCGGAATCGATTGGAATAAGGCCAAGGATAAGGTTCATGTTTTGGAGGCGGCGAACGTAAGAGGGAAGGAGCTTCTCTTCGAGGAAAACCGACCCAAACGAAAGATAGATCCTAAGGATATGGCGGATGCGAGGCAGAACGTAAAGCTCGCCGAAGAACGTCTTAAGCAAGCGGACGCCTCTTACAAAGATTCATTCGAGAAAAATTATTATCCGTTTTTTAAGAGAAAATCCAGGGAGGACGCGAGCGCCGTATTCGATTTGGCAAAATACGTAAAGGAAGCGGAAAACGAAAACAAGGAAAGACTTAAAGTAGTTAACAAGACTTCGGTTAGCGGACAAGGGATCTTCGTTTTATTCGATTATAAGAGAAACACGGACTACTTCGGCTATGCCGGCCTGCTCGAAATCGCGTTTCGACTGGATCCGGAATATTCTCCGGTGGTCTTAAACCTTGCCCAGGAATTGCGTTCCGCCGGAAAGAAATCCAAGGCTTTGGATTTTTACTTAAAATATCTTACTCTTGCTTTAAAAGAAAATAAAACCGACGCCGAGATGGCTCAGACCTATCGGGAAATCGCGTCTCTTCATACCGAACTGAAACAGTACGTCTTAGCGGCCGAATATTATGAAAAATATTACCAAGCCGAACCCGATCCGAAACGGAAAGGATTGTACGCCTTTGAATTGGGTAATTTTTTCGAAACTAAAATCGGGAATTTGGAAAAGGGTGCTTTCTATTATTCGGATTGGCTGGAGGGTAGGGCGAAAGAGACCGAAACGGAATCCGAACTTTCATTTCCCGATTCTCAAGAACGCTTTAGAATGGAAACCCTCGCTCATCTGGGAATTTCACGTTTGTACAGATATCAGAAAAAGCCGGTCAAAGAAAAGGCGGAATTATTAAAGGCGATCGATTCCTATACTAAGCTCCGTGAAAATTTGGCAAAGGAAGATCGTAAATATTCGGAAGGCAAAAAGGAATTATTGGCGATCAAGAAAGGCCTCTTGGAACGCACGAACGATCAGGATATGGCTCAATATCGATTGAAGAGTTTGGAATTGGAGGAAACCAAGGAGAGGATGGACGTCGTTCGGACAAAGCTGGACACTTCTCCCGGGACGAAAGCTATGCAGAGAGTTTCCATCTTATTCGAGTTCGATAAGGACTTTGCCGGCGCAAAGAAATTCAACGAAGAGATTCTAAAAACCGGGACTCAAACCGAAATGAATCTGGCTTTGCGGAATATAGAAAGAATTAATCGAATTCTGGAGGACGGTATTCCCCGCGATGCTTATCCCCGGGATCCGCTTGCGAGCGACACTCCCTAATCCTTTCCGTTTCTTGTCTTGGAATATTTTTCGATATCGTCCGAGTTGGATGATCCGTCCTCATCCTCTTCCGCCGATCCTTGGGAGGAAACGATCCTA
The Leptospira inadai serovar Lyme str. 10 genome window above contains:
- the nadB gene encoding L-aspartate oxidase, with protein sequence MPRIRTDFLIIGTGITGLFQALKLSPFGEVTIITKKSDYESNTNYAQGGIASVFAEGDKFEDHVRDTLESGAGLCDPEAVHILVQEGPALVRELLDYGVPFNLDAQGGFDLHREGGHGTNRIVHAHDRTGREIEKTLLENVKQNPRIRILEYHTLVDLITPHHLKRKGLICFGAYVLSNHTGEVIPILAKRTVLASGGAGQVYSHTTNPKIATGDGVACSYRAGAIIKNMEFYQFHPTSLYHEKGDSFLISEAVRGKGGILLTMDGEPFMKKYHPMADLATRDIVARAIDAEMKRSGDPHVWLDISHKPASEIKAAFPSIYEKCMELGIDITSQPIPVVPAAHFMCGGVATDLHGKTNIENLYAAGEVACTGVHGGNRLASNSLLECLVFSNRIAQDVERNPPTFLPEHDQIPAWNKEGLVNTEEWVLISHDLLEIKNTMSNYVGIVRSNLRLERALRRMDLIFSEVRDYYKRTIITAPLLELRNLVLVGELIIRAALSRKESRGLHYSTDYPENRAPSRHDTILRDDTVLRE
- a CDS encoding S41 family peptidase translates to MKSLRSLSFSFVSVVLCTSIFFCEPSSGHSKTTADFTLKDFDSVVKTVDRSYIDKNIDKNRAYKDAAIFALFALPHALYLYPESYFKDREKYEEPDDIFPGKTFKLSSEDKFVVFDPDYKEVEKIRDRKLKEEANKPKLSGEEVIKLVEREKVRKAVLSAKWEQTNFSKKDFDRVLAFIEKNLQNYTTPPLKDPFGTEETKDKEPFSIKDVYLAAANGYLSSLDPHSQVFLKAVWEESMAKIEDGSFEGIGAILSGGGNKEVVVENPLEGRPAVNAGVRAGDVILAVDGKSVKGMILDKVVERIKGKKGSTVSLTIRRKGTSGTLNIDVVRDTIEIKNIASKLIEGHNQIGYIKLTGFVKSDPSVDKEFVIHFKDLEKQAQAKGTKLKALVLDLRNNPGGYLDLAIDLADMFITNGLIVSVKSPNRSPEDSNAKNRDLTDLPVAVLINAKSASASEIVASALKHHGRGLILGERSFGKATVQKLQELPGNGAYYIKLTQSRYYAPSGNTIQVVGVKPDVEVSAEEDGSFPFHYREENMWNHLPELPSAAEEKSHFDVKKLEAWVKANGKAEKFIQEHKNDPIKPDYQLIRSIDYVEALMNTGANKRK
- a CDS encoding pyridoxine 5'-phosphate synthase — protein: MTKLSVNVNKVATLRNSRGGNHPDILHISRLILDAGAHGITVHPREDERHIRKSDVFLLKNFLISYNQSKNRKIEYNMEGEPSPRFLDLVLEAKPDQVTLVPVTPGEITSDHGFDLKKDGDALGTYIRKFHDAKIRVSLFVETNLENLKYASDTGTDRVEFYTGPFAMAFDSSREEGEKSFQAYRTAAEALLATGIGINAGHDLDQFNLLLFSKLPGLLEVSIGHRLISYALEVGITESVQAYLKALSPNP
- a CDS encoding TIGR02300 family protein; the protein is MATAKKTAKKKVAPKKKVPVKKPAPKKKVAAKKKEIAVSAKPAVSSSSFAKRSFAGSKISANPLGKKFTCHTCGTKFYDLNKEDKICPKCGADQNKRPVVKSRAAARPRIEEEEFLEDTIVEDDAEVGFEDEEAIVEEPLEEEEDEEEEEE
- the miaA gene encoding tRNA (adenosine(37)-N6)-dimethylallyltransferase MiaA, with product MILAAPTGAGKTALVSELDPSRFEILSFDSRQIYRELPIGTASPSPQDLERIRHHLTNLISPAERIDAAQYTNVAEKALDTVVSKGKIPVLTAGTGFYLNAFLFGMFDVPKISPEVRARVESFPMEEKTRLLRELDPVALERIFPNDDYRYGRALEVNLMGVRWSELKIKEGSGALHTRNLNILRGYFLDLDRKELYRRIDERARKMISGGMAEEAKRVADKYGESCPGLSSLGYNFALENIKGKSNLETFLGNLSQSHRNYAKRQITWFRKQAFLTPVKPSEAYKNIQNI
- the hfq gene encoding RNA chaperone Hfq, yielding MSAKNNIQDQLLNTARKEKLELTIYLLNGVPLKGKVVSFDNFTIILEQENKQSLVYKHAISTIIPSKVIKLYTEEAAKETPSA
- a CDS encoding mannose-1-phosphate guanylyltransferase, with translation MSQEKPVVLIMAGGKGERFWPRSRISTPKQLQKVYSKNTLLKETLNRALSITSLDRIFIGTNPSLKKAILAQERNFPEKNFIIEPEGKNTAPIIALASLYFREMFGDPVQVVLSADAWVSSDKEFTKTIQKAIPETKDHLVLLGIKPNRPEVGYGYISSGKPTKHGFEVKAFFEKPDAKTALKYIKKTNFYWNPGIFIWKTGLILDEFSSLAPRILKPLQDRFPFKKAGELGEAFRLLPSEPVDIAIMEKSSKIRMVEASFGWDDVGSWLSLERVLPGDSQGNRHIGKDILFFKSSNNVTQTRKEFTALLGVQNLVVVEEEDVLFIASKEGIGEIKTLVAEIRKNKGLQKYTE
- a CDS encoding chemotaxis protein CheW produces the protein MSDEIEHQYILFSLGEEEYAIPISWVDEIIKINNLVRVPRSKNYFAGIMDIRGKVVKMVDLAVKLNIPREHESEYDRAIVVKIGGESVGIIVDKVANVALFPPETVNPPPPSVKGISSRYITGVGKKDDRFIILIDIEKILGSEELSELGSAVK